The window CAGGACTTAAATGATGGCAATTTCCGTTTTAATCCTACAACCGGGGATGTCTTAATTTGTGACAATGATAATGTTGCCGCAAAGCCAACTGGAATTGCCGGAAAAGCCCGCTATATGGCGCCTGAAATTGTCGCAAGGCGCGCTACGCCAAACCGTTACACCGACAGTTTCTCACTTGCCGTTATACTTTTTATGCTTTTCACCCGTAATCATCCCCTTGAGGGGAAAAAATGGGCTAGCGTCCCTTGCCTGAGTGCAAAATATGAAAAGAAACTTTATGGTGAAGAACCTGTTTTTATTTTTGACCCTACAGACACTTCAAATCAGCCTGTACCGGGATTGCATAAAGGGGCGATAAATAACTGGCCTTCGCTGCCTTTATATATTCAAGATGCATTTACTAAATCTTTCAGTAAAAAGGCAATGACAGACCCTAATGAACGGCTTATTGAACGCGATTGGCTCAGGTTATTTATCCGCATGAGAAGTGAAATTTTCAAGTGCCCTTCTTGCGGTGAAATCTACTTTGCCGACCCCGTTAATCTTAACCCCTGCACAAAATGCGGAAAGGCAAATACTTTTTTTGCTTACATTAAAACACCACGATACAATGTGGCTTTACATCAACGCACCAAACTTTATTTATGCCATACAGATAAAGAATCCGAAGATTTTCAGTCTCTTACTGGTGAGACAACATTAAATAACGGCAATTTTGAATTAAAGAATCTTTCCGGTAAAAATTGGTCTGTAAT of the Treponema primitia ZAS-1 genome contains:
- a CDS encoding protein kinase domain-containing protein, translated to MADLPNGYTTKTKAYKTVKVLQKLGEGGQGAVYKVDYNGHLKALKWYSGMKLEYPEKFIANLENNIKNGAPTKSFLWPEDITEMSGDAFGYIMDLFPPEYEDFSKLLRGKARFAGGYTAMLNTALHITAGFRELHNAGYSYQDLNDGNFRFNPTTGDVLICDNDNVAAKPTGIAGKARYMAPEIVARRATPNRYTDSFSLAVILFMLFTRNHPLEGKKWASVPCLSAKYEKKLYGEEPVFIFDPTDTSNQPVPGLHKGAINNWPSLPLYIQDAFTKSFSKKAMTDPNERLIERDWLRLFIRMRSEIFKCPSCGEIYFADPVNLNPCTKCGKANTFFAYIKTPRYNVALHQRTKLYLCHTDKESEDFQSLTGETTLNNGNFELKNLSGKNWSVIESKNTTALGHNGIAVLKKGIEIDFGGTIAQIV